A single region of the Sorghum bicolor cultivar BTx623 chromosome 9, Sorghum_bicolor_NCBIv3, whole genome shotgun sequence genome encodes:
- the LOC8066623 gene encoding coiled-coil domain-containing protein 25 encodes MVFYFKVRPEAGDYTIFMGLDKYENEDLIKYGFPEDIWFHVDKMSSAHVYVRLNKGQTMDDMSEGLLEDCAQLVKANSIQGNKVNNIDVVYTPWYNLKKTPSMDVGQVGFHNPKLVRTIKVEKRINEIVNRLNKTKVERKPDLKAEREAVSAAEKAERKAQLRDKKRREEMERLEKEKQADIRSYKGLMVQEKMTSNKQIASGSKTLQELEEDFM; translated from the exons ATGGTGTTCTACTTCAAGGTGCGGCCCGAGGCCGGCGATTACACCATCTTCATGGGCCTTGACAAGTACGAGAACGAGGACCTCATCAAATACGGCTTCCCTGAGGACATCTG GTTTCATGTAGATAAGATGTCCTCTGCACATGTATATGTGAGATTGAATAAAGGTCAAACAATGGATGACATGAGTGAGGGTTTGCTGGAAGACTGTGCACAGCTTGTCAAAGCTAATTCCATTCAAG GTAATAAAGTCAATAACATTGATGTAGTTTATACTCCATGGTACAATTTAAAGAAGACCCCTTCAATGGATGTGGGTCAAGTTGGTTTTCACAACCCTAAATTG GTTCGCACTATTAAAGTAGAAAAGAGGATCAATGAGATTGTGAACCGCCTGAATAAGACAAAGGTGGAACGGAAACCTGACTTGAAGG CCGAAAGAGAGGCTGTTAGTGCTGCTGAAAAGGCAGAAAGAAAGGCACAGCTTAGAGACAAG AAACGTAGGGAAGAGATGGAAAGGCTTGAGAAAGAGAAGCAGGCTGATATCAGGAGCTACAAGGGTCTAATGGTCCAAGAGAAGatgacttccaacaagcaaattgcTTCTGGTAGCAAGACCCTGCAAGAACTTGAAGAAGACTTTATGTGA